Proteins from a single region of Lysinibacillus sp. JNUCC-52:
- a CDS encoding SDR family NAD(P)-dependent oxidoreductase, with the protein MKRVENKVALVTGGASGIGLSAATLLAKEGAKVVIADYNLDGAKEIADVLVKEGYEAAAVFLDAGDADSIKAAVEFTVEKFGSLTVLFNNVGSTNLQKDLDVVNMDLEEFDRLVNINLKSVLLGSRFAIPHMQKAGGGSIINTASMGGFASDQIRTAYGTTKAGVVHLTKYIATQYGKDKIRCNAIAPGLILTPAAKNSLPKELLEIFTKYNALPYNGEADDIGYAVVYLASDESKFMTGQTLQIEGGHYIANPTIADTNVWAANQQK; encoded by the coding sequence ATGAAACGTGTTGAAAATAAAGTAGCACTTGTTACTGGCGGAGCGTCAGGTATCGGTTTATCTGCAGCAACTTTATTAGCTAAAGAAGGAGCTAAAGTTGTTATTGCTGACTATAATCTTGACGGTGCAAAAGAAATTGCTGATGTATTAGTAAAAGAAGGTTATGAAGCAGCTGCAGTATTTTTAGATGCTGGTGATGCTGATTCAATCAAAGCAGCAGTAGAATTCACTGTTGAGAAATTCGGTTCTTTAACAGTATTATTTAACAATGTTGGTTCAACAAACTTACAAAAAGATTTAGATGTTGTGAATATGGATTTAGAAGAGTTCGATCGTCTAGTTAACATCAACTTAAAATCAGTATTACTAGGTAGCCGTTTCGCTATTCCACATATGCAAAAAGCTGGTGGTGGTTCTATCATTAACACTGCTTCTATGGGTGGATTTGCAAGTGACCAAATCCGTACAGCTTACGGTACAACTAAAGCTGGCGTAGTTCACTTAACTAAATACATTGCTACTCAATACGGTAAAGATAAAATCCGTTGTAACGCTATCGCTCCAGGATTAATTTTAACTCCTGCTGCTAAAAACAGTTTACCAAAAGAATTACTAGAAATTTTCACAAAATACAATGCCCTACCATACAATGGTGAAGCAGATGATATCGGTTACGCAGTAGTGTACTTAGCTTCTGATGAATCTAAATTCATGACTGGTCAAACTCTTCAAATTGAAGGTGGCCATTATATTGCTAACCCAACAATTGCAGATACAAATGTTTGGGCTGCAAACCAACAAAAATAA
- a CDS encoding LysE family translocator: MENFPMFLLMCILLIILPGPDTAIATKNTLTVNKKGGLQTILGSCCGLLIHTLAAVIGLSAIIVKSAYIFAILKYVGAVYLCYLGVKTLWTLKTIRTQSPVVNDDTQIDNKYGHQSCFKQGFLTNVTNPKVAVFFLTFLPQFVDGSNSTFFPFLLMGLIYTALTALWFIFYVYLLDKISTFMKKPMTKAVIEGLTGTVLIGFGIKLALEKA, encoded by the coding sequence ATGGAAAATTTTCCGATGTTTTTATTGATGTGTATTTTATTAATAATTTTACCTGGACCTGATACTGCTATTGCAACAAAAAATACTTTAACAGTTAATAAAAAGGGTGGGTTACAAACAATACTTGGCTCATGTTGCGGTTTATTAATTCATACACTAGCAGCGGTTATTGGACTCTCTGCAATTATTGTAAAGTCAGCCTATATATTTGCTATTTTAAAATACGTAGGAGCGGTGTATTTATGCTATTTAGGTGTAAAAACATTATGGACTTTAAAGACCATTCGCACGCAGTCTCCAGTCGTAAATGATGACACTCAAATTGATAATAAATATGGGCATCAATCATGCTTTAAGCAAGGTTTCTTAACGAATGTTACAAATCCAAAGGTAGCCGTATTTTTTTTAACGTTCTTACCGCAATTTGTAGATGGCTCAAACAGCACATTTTTCCCATTTCTACTAATGGGGCTTATTTATACCGCCTTGACTGCACTATGGTTCATCTTCTATGTATATTTATTAGATAAAATTAGTACTTTTATGAAAAAACCTATGACAAAGGCAGTAATCGAAGGCCTAACAGGAACGGTTCTAATTGGCTTTGGCATTAAATTAGCATTAGAAAAAGCATAG
- a CDS encoding SRPBCC family protein: MSEQLQNIVKTVTLNAPIEKAWETVTNAEKLGSWFMPNDFKPVEGHEFTLQSPFGPSPCKVEKVDAPHFVRFAWDTDGWFVTFELKQVGEQTEFTLTHGGWKEASHIIPKANMSAEAVRQNMDGGWTMLVGKKLKEIAETK; encoded by the coding sequence ATGTCAGAGCAACTACAAAATATCGTTAAAACTGTTACACTAAATGCGCCTATCGAGAAGGCGTGGGAAACAGTTACAAATGCCGAAAAACTTGGCTCTTGGTTTATGCCAAATGATTTTAAACCTGTGGAAGGACATGAATTTACACTACAATCTCCATTTGGTCCATCCCCATGTAAAGTAGAAAAAGTAGATGCACCTCATTTTGTGCGTTTCGCATGGGATACTGATGGCTGGTTTGTCACATTCGAGTTAAAGCAAGTTGGAGAGCAAACAGAATTTACATTAACGCATGGCGGCTGGAAAGAAGCATCTCATATTATTCCAAAAGCTAACATGTCAGCGGAAGCTGTTCGTCAAAATATGGATGGTGGCTGGACAATGCTTGTTGGTAAAAAGCTAAAAGAGATTGCAGAAACAAAATGA
- a CDS encoding ArsR/SmtB family transcription factor has protein sequence MTQLAQQYDVFQAIADPTRRHVLQLLAESDKPIALLSEHFTISRTAVVKHLHVLEQAKLVSAQKKGREKIYTLHIERLKEIEDWLQYFHLFWDNKLAQLQTMVEND, from the coding sequence ATGACACAGCTCGCACAACAGTATGATGTTTTTCAAGCAATCGCTGATCCAACAAGACGTCATGTACTTCAACTGCTAGCCGAAAGCGATAAACCAATAGCTCTTCTTTCAGAACATTTTACGATTAGCAGAACTGCTGTCGTCAAACATCTACACGTATTGGAGCAAGCTAAGCTAGTATCCGCCCAAAAAAAGGGTCGAGAAAAAATTTACACGTTACACATTGAACGCTTAAAAGAAATTGAAGATTGGTTACAATACTTTCATTTATTTTGGGATAATAAACTGGCACAATTACAAACGATGGTCGAAAACGATTAA
- a CDS encoding YqhG family protein, which translates to MYPQQVHSYLRQFFLENECEMVWESDHYLTVQLTIAVDKRIMNRPFYWQYVEATNSEPNPAQVTFITDQSALSEKIIGEVVHFGSPRLNQLFQATRELGAYVQMFQKVDASIGQVMLTPWLGVNYKVSYCCDRTKEMLYSFGINLLTGTINDHFHETINHFEWDIKQSENAFYVQYIIKPLRGLQRLDEAIDAIIQQDDHTWAEQAKKRWQRDQRVLDFFYEDVEEKPECYEIERKALEEQYDAKIKIEIVNGGLFYMR; encoded by the coding sequence ATGTATCCACAACAGGTTCACAGTTATTTACGACAATTTTTTTTAGAAAATGAATGCGAAATGGTATGGGAGAGTGACCATTACTTAACAGTACAATTAACGATTGCTGTTGATAAAAGAATTATGAATCGCCCTTTTTACTGGCAATACGTAGAAGCGACAAATAGCGAACCTAACCCTGCACAAGTTACCTTTATTACAGATCAAAGTGCATTGTCAGAAAAAATAATCGGGGAAGTCGTCCATTTTGGTTCTCCAAGGCTCAATCAATTGTTTCAAGCTACGAGAGAGCTAGGAGCATATGTCCAAATGTTTCAAAAAGTAGATGCGAGTATAGGGCAAGTCATGCTTACTCCTTGGCTTGGTGTAAATTATAAAGTGTCGTATTGTTGTGACCGAACAAAAGAAATGCTGTATTCTTTTGGTATTAACTTACTGACAGGTACAATAAATGATCATTTCCATGAAACAATAAATCATTTTGAGTGGGATATTAAGCAGTCGGAAAATGCTTTTTATGTACAATATATAATTAAGCCTTTACGTGGGCTTCAACGTTTGGATGAAGCGATCGATGCAATTATTCAACAAGATGATCATACATGGGCTGAACAGGCTAAAAAAAGATGGCAACGGGATCAACGCGTGTTAGACTTCTTTTATGAAGATGTGGAAGAAAAGCCAGAGTGTTATGAAATAGAGAGAAAAGCATTAGAAGAACAATACGATGCAAAAATTAAAATCGAAATTGTAAATGGTGGATTATTTTATATGAGATAA
- a CDS encoding DEAD/DEAH box helicase: MIMIVERSSDWQEGLINRLENDEKWHSWTLYKTNYEIVKMNLIPEFTGLQATKFLPKLTPLAHQLEAAQTVIERMNGKAILADEVGLGKTIEAGLILKEYMIRGLVKKALILAPASLINQWIEELNQKFHIPAIAYKKNCPIERYDIVIMSMDTAKKSPHKELIYAQNYDMIIIDEAHKLKNHKTQIYEFVQGLKKKFCLLLTATPIQNDVFELYYLISLLKPGHLGNYETFQSAFSASKHDLQHDDYLKELVNQVMVRNRREDTGIEWTSRRVQIVPIQFSPEEMEVYHLLGSLTSTGSFSLITLQKEMCSSKEATALTLSKMLENSSEREELEAILAKVMSLEVNSKAEKTLEIIEQAKDKVIIFTEYRATQIYLQWYLHSHGITSVLFNGKFNKNKRDYMKHIFKEKAQVLIATEAGGEGINLQFCHHVINYDLPWNPMKLEQRIGRVHRLGQEHDVHIYNLAVEDTIEKDILALLHTKIDVFEKVVGDLDAILTNFKKSV, translated from the coding sequence ATGATCATGATTGTGGAGAGGTCGTCCGATTGGCAAGAAGGATTGATAAATAGGCTGGAAAACGATGAAAAATGGCATAGTTGGACTTTGTACAAAACGAACTATGAAATTGTGAAAATGAATTTAATTCCGGAATTTACAGGTTTACAAGCAACAAAGTTTTTACCAAAGCTAACACCACTTGCCCATCAGCTAGAAGCAGCGCAAACCGTTATAGAACGAATGAATGGGAAAGCGATACTTGCAGATGAGGTGGGGCTAGGGAAAACAATTGAAGCTGGCTTAATACTAAAGGAATACATGATACGAGGGCTAGTGAAAAAAGCGCTGATTTTAGCACCTGCATCTCTTATTAATCAATGGATTGAAGAATTAAATCAAAAATTTCATATTCCAGCTATTGCGTATAAAAAAAATTGCCCGATTGAGCGTTACGATATTGTTATTATGAGCATGGATACGGCAAAAAAAAGCCCACATAAAGAATTAATTTATGCGCAAAATTATGACATGATTATTATTGATGAGGCACATAAATTAAAAAATCATAAAACACAAATTTACGAATTTGTACAAGGATTAAAGAAGAAGTTTTGCTTATTATTAACCGCAACGCCGATTCAAAATGATGTTTTTGAGCTTTATTATCTGATTTCGCTACTGAAGCCAGGTCATCTTGGCAATTATGAGACGTTCCAATCTGCATTTTCAGCAAGTAAGCATGATTTACAACACGATGACTATTTAAAAGAACTAGTCAATCAGGTCATGGTAAGGAATCGAAGAGAGGACACGGGCATCGAATGGACTAGTCGACGCGTTCAAATAGTGCCTATTCAATTTAGCCCTGAGGAAATGGAAGTTTATCATTTGCTTGGCTCGCTTACCTCAACAGGCTCCTTCTCATTAATTACATTGCAAAAAGAAATGTGTAGCAGCAAAGAGGCAACAGCTTTAACGCTGTCCAAAATGCTTGAAAATAGTTCAGAACGCGAGGAGCTAGAAGCAATTCTTGCAAAAGTTATGTCATTAGAAGTGAATTCTAAAGCTGAGAAGACGCTAGAGATTATTGAACAGGCTAAAGATAAAGTCATTATTTTTACTGAATATCGTGCAACTCAAATTTATTTACAGTGGTATTTACATTCACATGGCATAACGAGTGTTTTATTTAATGGGAAGTTTAATAAAAACAAGCGGGATTACATGAAGCATATATTTAAGGAAAAAGCGCAAGTATTAATTGCAACAGAGGCAGGGGGCGAAGGGATTAACCTTCAATTTTGCCATCATGTAATTAACTACGATTTGCCTTGGAATCCAATGAAGCTTGAGCAACGCATAGGTCGTGTTCACCGTTTAGGACAAGAGCATGATGTCCATATTTATAATCTTGCGGTAGAAGATACGATTGAAAAGGATATTTTGGCATTACTGCATACAAAAATTGATGTTTTTGAAAAGGTAGTAGGAGACTTAGATGCCATTTTAACAAATTTCAAAAAATCTGTATAA
- a CDS encoding cyclase family protein has translation MKIIDLTLEIYDGLVSYTSHPPIAIQEESTFDNSGHRYVAPCEGFESRFLRMSDHSGTHIDAPLHFIRGGESTAEMDLTKTYGDAVLLDVSSFKDPFEPVTAEMLSQAEQRQGITVQQGDIVLVRTRTAKWGQGDFFEEHAFATCAGDWLFDKQVKCIGLDLANIDVHDNMKREVHLKLLSVPIYIVENLVNLEQLPLNDRFTFMALPLKLKNSTASPVRAVAYVK, from the coding sequence ATGAAAATTATTGATTTAACATTAGAAATTTATGATGGTTTAGTTTCTTACACATCACATCCACCGATTGCGATACAAGAAGAATCCACTTTTGATAATTCTGGTCATCGCTACGTAGCTCCATGTGAAGGATTTGAATCTCGCTTTTTACGTATGTCTGATCATAGTGGAACACATATTGATGCACCTCTTCACTTTATAAGAGGTGGGGAATCTACTGCTGAAATGGATTTAACAAAAACATATGGAGATGCTGTCTTACTTGATGTTTCCTCTTTCAAAGATCCATTTGAACCTGTTACAGCAGAGATGCTTTCACAGGCTGAGCAAAGACAAGGAATTACTGTTCAGCAAGGTGATATTGTGTTAGTAAGAACACGCACTGCAAAGTGGGGTCAAGGAGACTTTTTTGAAGAGCATGCATTTGCAACTTGTGCAGGTGATTGGTTATTTGATAAGCAAGTTAAATGCATCGGTCTTGATTTAGCGAATATAGATGTTCATGACAATATGAAACGTGAAGTACATTTAAAGCTGCTAAGTGTTCCTATTTATATAGTAGAAAACCTAGTTAACCTTGAACAGTTACCTTTAAATGACCGTTTTACTTTTATGGCACTGCCGCTTAAATTGAAAAACTCAACTGCATCGCCAGTAAGAGCTGTCGCATATGTGAAGTAA
- a CDS encoding zinc-dependent alcohol dehydrogenase has product MEYTALVKCSAKKKDVQFKTYSVPELNSNECLLKVSAVGICGSDLHMYDGHGGYDWVTYPLVLGHEVTGTVIAMGDSGNKSLLNKRVVINPYKSCGVCDYCQRGETNCCDFNDYKLIKTPTEALRYGFREAGGMAQYMVVDVNNIIVIDDAVSDEVAAISEALAVSYTAVLKVPDYKNKAILVIGPGPIGLGVAAILVGAGNQETHMLGVPQDENRLHLAKEIGVHATFVSTEELIHDNFAGYDAIIDCSGHPAIPKEALRLLKRGGQLVLVGINSAEFAVPMDQIVRGEIMIKGSYGITQANYEAVLQMAADANYPFNKLIAHTVPFKDSLDGFESALNKVNGKVVIQFKEEI; this is encoded by the coding sequence ATGGAATATACAGCATTAGTAAAGTGTTCAGCAAAGAAAAAGGATGTTCAATTTAAAACTTATTCTGTTCCTGAATTAAATAGTAATGAATGTTTATTGAAAGTAAGTGCCGTTGGGATTTGTGGAAGTGATTTGCATATGTATGACGGGCATGGTGGCTATGACTGGGTCACTTACCCCCTTGTGCTAGGGCATGAAGTAACGGGAACAGTAATAGCTATGGGGGATTCTGGTAATAAATCCCTTTTAAATAAGAGAGTGGTCATTAATCCATATAAAAGCTGTGGGGTATGTGATTATTGTCAACGTGGTGAAACGAATTGCTGTGATTTTAATGACTATAAATTAATCAAAACACCGACGGAGGCACTGCGATATGGATTCCGTGAGGCTGGTGGCATGGCACAGTATATGGTAGTTGATGTAAATAATATTATTGTCATTGACGATGCAGTAAGTGATGAAGTAGCAGCTATTTCGGAAGCACTAGCAGTTAGTTATACAGCCGTTTTAAAAGTACCTGATTATAAGAACAAGGCGATTTTAGTAATTGGACCTGGACCGATAGGATTAGGGGTAGCAGCTATATTAGTAGGAGCGGGTAATCAAGAAACACATATGCTGGGAGTTCCACAAGATGAAAATCGTTTGCATTTAGCAAAAGAGATCGGAGTACATGCAACATTTGTTTCTACGGAGGAGCTGATTCACGATAATTTTGCAGGCTATGATGCTATCATTGACTGCTCTGGTCATCCAGCTATTCCGAAAGAGGCACTTCGTTTACTTAAACGTGGTGGACAGCTTGTATTAGTCGGCATCAATTCTGCTGAGTTTGCTGTGCCAATGGATCAAATTGTACGTGGTGAAATAATGATAAAAGGCAGTTATGGCATTACACAAGCTAATTATGAAGCGGTTTTACAAATGGCTGCAGATGCAAACTATCCATTTAATAAGTTAATCGCACACACTGTTCCATTTAAAGATAGTCTTGATGGTTTTGAAAGTGCCCTTAATAAAGTAAATGGCAAAGTTGTGATTCAGTTTAAGGAGGAAATTTAA
- a CDS encoding 3-hydroxyacyl-CoA dehydrogenase NAD-binding domain-containing protein: protein MQKVLIIGGGFMGSAIAKYFVQYNVDVYLYEPNMERLQQLKQQSDLHQITFLQQLEQIDDLSFVFEAIVENLQAKQSLFEQLDSFYGREVTFCTNTSSYLISDIAVNMLHKERLIGTHFFSPAHITPLIEVVPSAYTAQERANATMEFLQGVCKKPILLKREIEGFVANRLQSALAREAMSLVEKGIVTAEELDFIAKMSLGVRLAHTGPLEQRDINGLDTHYAIVDHVYPTLENGTKPLAIHHAKIEAKQYGMKTNQGFYDWSSIDKQQYLAEKEKILIDIIKLVQ from the coding sequence ATGCAAAAAGTACTGATAATAGGCGGAGGCTTTATGGGCTCGGCTATCGCGAAATATTTTGTGCAATATAACGTGGATGTTTATTTATATGAGCCTAATATGGAAAGATTACAGCAATTGAAGCAGCAATCTGATTTACACCAAATTACTTTTTTACAGCAACTAGAACAAATTGATGATTTATCATTTGTTTTTGAAGCAATTGTTGAAAATTTACAGGCTAAGCAATCTTTATTTGAACAACTGGATTCATTTTATGGAAGAGAAGTTACGTTTTGTACCAATACTTCGAGTTATTTAATTAGCGATATTGCAGTGAATATGTTGCATAAAGAACGCTTAATCGGGACGCATTTCTTTTCTCCCGCACATATTACCCCTTTAATAGAAGTGGTACCTAGCGCTTATACAGCCCAGGAACGGGCAAATGCTACTATGGAATTTTTACAGGGTGTTTGTAAAAAGCCTATTTTGTTAAAACGGGAAATTGAGGGCTTTGTAGCAAACAGACTACAAAGTGCACTTGCAAGAGAAGCGATGTCTTTAGTTGAAAAAGGAATTGTAACTGCTGAAGAGCTCGACTTTATTGCTAAAATGAGCCTTGGTGTACGATTAGCTCATACAGGACCACTTGAGCAACGGGATATTAATGGTTTAGATACACATTATGCCATTGTCGATCATGTATACCCGACTTTAGAGAATGGTACGAAACCACTTGCAATACATCATGCAAAAATAGAAGCCAAACAATATGGTATGAAAACCAATCAGGGCTTCTATGATTGGTCATCTATCGATAAACAACAATATTTAGCCGAAAAAGAAAAAATCCTAATAGATATTATTAAATTAGTTCAGTAG
- a CDS encoding carboxymuconolactone decarboxylase family protein, with amino-acid sequence MSSMYQALLTEGALTRKEKTLLLVGLFAARREEKQMLYFVKQAVEEGNAVTEMAELIASAIISRGIPTWLSGIEAITYAIQLSGDAQATKIGKEVDAFSSQQECIDYYQREFDVLPTWIQYLVDYAPDILLTYSNLRTTSLRDGAVSRLLKELLLYAINVCDGYEKGILIHKTNAISLGASVDILDEVKAICIYAVGIKALWNDKESKA; translated from the coding sequence ATGTCCAGCATGTATCAAGCACTTCTAACAGAAGGGGCTTTAACAAGAAAAGAAAAAACATTGTTACTTGTAGGATTATTTGCAGCAAGACGTGAGGAAAAACAAATGCTTTATTTCGTAAAGCAAGCAGTGGAAGAGGGCAATGCTGTCACAGAAATGGCAGAACTAATTGCATCAGCTATTATTTCTAGAGGTATTCCAACTTGGTTATCTGGAATAGAAGCTATCACCTATGCAATTCAGCTATCAGGTGATGCTCAGGCCACTAAAATTGGCAAAGAGGTTGATGCATTTTCCTCCCAGCAGGAATGTATTGACTATTATCAAAGAGAGTTCGATGTATTACCAACATGGATTCAATATTTAGTAGATTATGCACCAGACATTTTACTAACATATAGCAACTTGCGTACAACATCTTTACGAGATGGTGCAGTATCTAGATTACTGAAGGAATTATTGCTGTATGCTATAAACGTTTGCGATGGCTATGAAAAAGGCATTTTGATTCATAAAACAAATGCCATTTCACTCGGTGCGAGTGTCGATATTTTAGATGAAGTAAAAGCAATATGTATTTATGCGGTTGGCATCAAAGCTTTATGGAATGATAAAGAAAGTAAAGCCTAA
- a CDS encoding short-chain fatty acid transporter, whose translation MEKLTNFFTNVMKKYLPDPFVFAIGLTLLTFVLALIVEDISFMDLTTAWGGGFWDLLAFTTQMAVILAMGYVLATAPITDKLLNKIASMVHTPKMAIIVATLVGGIGSYLNWGFGLVIGGIIAKKLALKVKGVHYPLIIAAAYSGFTFYGLGISASIPILISTPGHFLEGAMGLVTLSETIFSLPMIITTIVLLITLPLFNAMLHPKDPKNVVEIDPALYADQPKAKLNLLEDNTLANKLNNSRILAYAIGALGLIYIVIYFTKGNSLNLNILNFIILFLGIILLGTPARYVEHLADGVKTISGIILQFPFYAGIMAIMAASGLVDTIAKIFVDLSNEQTLPFWGLISSFFINFFAPSAGGHWTVQGPFMIEAAKELGASLSETSMSVMLGNAWNDLVQPFWILPALALSRLKLKDIMGFLVMIMFFVGVIYIIAMLAWSYLL comes from the coding sequence ATGGAAAAGTTAACGAATTTTTTCACAAATGTAATGAAAAAATATTTACCAGACCCATTTGTATTTGCAATTGGACTTACATTATTAACGTTTGTATTGGCTCTAATAGTTGAAGATATTAGTTTTATGGATCTAACAACTGCCTGGGGTGGTGGCTTTTGGGATTTACTAGCCTTTACAACACAAATGGCTGTCATTCTTGCAATGGGTTATGTATTAGCTACAGCACCTATAACAGATAAGTTATTAAATAAAATTGCTAGTATGGTTCATACACCAAAAATGGCAATTATTGTGGCAACACTTGTTGGAGGTATCGGTAGTTATTTAAACTGGGGATTTGGTTTAGTAATTGGTGGGATTATCGCGAAAAAATTAGCGTTAAAAGTTAAAGGGGTCCATTATCCGCTAATTATTGCAGCTGCCTATTCTGGATTCACTTTCTATGGATTAGGTATATCTGCTTCTATTCCGATTTTAATTTCAACGCCTGGTCACTTCTTAGAAGGTGCCATGGGTTTAGTTACATTATCAGAAACAATTTTTAGCTTACCAATGATTATTACAACAATTGTTTTATTAATTACATTACCGCTATTTAATGCAATGCTGCATCCAAAAGATCCTAAAAATGTTGTGGAGATTGATCCCGCATTATATGCAGACCAACCAAAGGCAAAATTAAACCTTTTGGAAGACAATACATTAGCGAATAAATTAAATAACAGCCGCATTCTAGCTTACGCAATTGGTGCGTTAGGGCTGATTTATATTGTAATCTATTTCACAAAAGGGAATTCATTAAACTTAAATATTTTAAACTTTATTATTTTATTCTTAGGAATTATTTTACTAGGCACGCCTGCCCGTTATGTTGAGCACTTAGCTGATGGGGTTAAAACTATTTCAGGAATTATACTGCAATTTCCGTTCTACGCGGGGATTATGGCGATCATGGCAGCTTCTGGTTTAGTGGACACTATTGCTAAAATATTCGTTGACCTATCAAACGAACAAACACTTCCTTTCTGGGGATTAATTAGTTCCTTCTTCATTAACTTCTTTGCACCATCTGCAGGAGGACACTGGACAGTACAAGGTCCATTTATGATTGAGGCAGCAAAAGAATTAGGCGCATCCTTATCAGAAACATCAATGTCCGTTATGTTAGGGAATGCTTGGAACGATTTAGTACAACCATTCTGGATTTTACCAGCACTGGCACTTTCTCGCTTGAAGTTAAAAGATATTATGGGCTTCCTAGTTATGATTATGTTCTTCGTAGGTGTTATTTACATTATAGCAATGTTAGCTTGGTCATATTTACTTTAG
- a CDS encoding DUF3870 domain-containing protein, with translation MQKLTSILVTAYAKAPQGTSMYEMYKHAGIVLEIDQQSHKIIDAEFTFVTDLAQDFFKRMLIGFDLTANIDELIARVDEHYYAPSSGSVVVALKSAQKRYLEKIQKDS, from the coding sequence TTGCAAAAATTAACTAGTATTTTAGTGACCGCTTATGCTAAGGCACCCCAAGGCACGTCTATGTACGAGATGTACAAACATGCCGGCATTGTGTTAGAAATCGATCAACAAAGTCATAAAATTATTGATGCAGAATTTACATTTGTTACTGATCTTGCTCAAGATTTCTTTAAACGAATGTTAATTGGCTTTGATCTTACCGCCAATATTGATGAATTAATTGCTCGTGTAGATGAGCACTATTATGCTCCATCAAGTGGATCAGTCGTAGTAGCTCTAAAGTCTGCGCAAAAAAGATATCTTGAAAAAATTCAAAAAGATAGCTAA